The Halocalculus aciditolerans genomic sequence TAAGGACCGTATCGGCATCATCCTCGAGCCGCTGAACAACTGGGCCGGTGTCTCGGAGGCGCTCGACGCCAAGCGGATCACAGTCGGCGGGACGCTCGGGCTGAACCCCTTGGAGATTCGGGAGACGCCCGAACACGTCCAGCGGGCGATGGGCGAGGACGCGAGCCCGTTCAACGAGAAACTCGACGACGCGATGAGCTTCCTGACGAACTTCTTTGCCCTCCGGGGCATCTCACTGGGAGACCGGCGCACTACGCTCGAACTCGCCCTCAAACGTGCCTACCAGCGCAACGGCATCACCGACGACATCTCGACGCACAGCAATCCGAGTCCGACCATCCGTGATATGATGGACGTCTTCGAGGACATGGTCGACGACCCTGAGGAGTTCGTCGTTCGATCCGACGAAGAGGCAGGGAAGATCAAAGAGGACGCGACGTGGCTCCTCGATCAGCTGCGCCCCTTCGAGGACGACGGTCGCCACGCCAACCTCGGCCAAGAATCGGATTTCGACATCCGGGACGAGAAGGTCATCTACCTCGATCTGGCCCAGCAGGAGGGCAGCGTCGACAGCAGCACGGCACTGACGATGCAGCTACTCATCTCGCTGGTGTACGAACGGGCGAAGGTCTCGGAGAAGGAGGTCGTGTTCTACATCGACGAGGCGCGCTACATCATGCAGGACGCCGCAAGTCTGGCGTTCCTCGAGACGGTGTTCCGGCACCACCGCCACCACGACCTCTCGATCCGGCTGGTCACCCAGACCGTCGACGAGTTCTTCGAGCACGCCGAAAGCGAGGCGATCCTCGATCAGTGTGCCGTCAAGCAGTTCCACCGCCTCGACGGGATGGACAAGGAGTGGGCCGACGAGTTCGGGCTGAACTACGCACAGATGCGGTTCGTCCAGGACGCCGTCCCCGGCAACGAGGACGCCGGCTTCTCCGAAGCACTGGTTGGCGTCGACGGCGAGTGGCGTGGGATCCAGGTCAAAGCGATGCCCAAGGAGAAGCAGGTCATCGACTTCGAGCCAACCGAGCAACGGCGAGCCTCACTCCCCGGGACTGGTGAGAACGCCGTGGACGCGGACGTGCAGGCGTTCCAAGACGATATTGAAAGCCGAGCGACCGACAATGGACAACGCCCACCTGAGCAGACGCCAGCAGAGACTGATGGTGGCGCAGCGGGAGGTGACGACGATGCGTGAGTACCTCCGCGTGACGCCTACCTCCGAACGCCTCAATCCGGAGCGGCTGCCGCAGGCACTGGAGAGTCTCCACAAACTGACCTTAACGAACTCGACAGGGCTAGCTGACAAACTCAATCCGCTACACAGCAAAACACCGCTACGATTCGAATTCCTCGCGCTCAGCGAGGGTGCAGACGACCCCGTCGAATTCTACTACGGTGCTGACGACCATCTGGATACGCTTGAGAAACGTCTCCGGTCGATCTATCCCGAGACGTTCGACATCGAGCGTACCAAAGTCGACGTCGCATCCCGACTCGTGCAGCCTGTGGAATTCGACCGAGAGACATTCGTCGATCACTATGAGTCGGGCGATCTCACGTACGAGTTCGGTCCTGACGAGCAATACGAACGTGGGACTGACGAAGACAGTCAAGCGAGGCAAGCAGACGCCCAATCAGTCGCGGAAGGAGGGACGGTCGGCGACCTGTCTGCCGACCACATCATCGAGATCGGAGACACCGCCCTCGAACTCGCCCCACCAGATGCGATTCCCGAGGATGAGCCACTCACGACGCTTGCCAAACCAACGGTGACAACAGAGGGGACGATACTCGCCCGGCCAGCGACCAAGACCGTCTCCCCACTCGGCGTGCGGTGGCAGGGGTCGGCCACTCGGAAACAGGACTGGATGACCTCACTCTCGCCATTCACTGCCGACGACGAAGCAGAACTCCCAGCCGTCGATCAGCCAGGTGGTGCGCTCGCGTCGCTTGTCGACCACCTGATGGAGGCGACAGCACCAGTAGCGTTCCAGGCCGTCTTCCAGCGACGCGAGAGCTGGCAGTCCGATGCCGACCTTCGCAAGGAGGACGTCATCGACGGCCGAGACACACTCGCTCAGGAGATTATTGGCTCCCTTTTCGAACTCGACGATCAGTCGGAGAGCCGGGACAGAAACCAGCTGAGCGACGCCGTTGCAAAACGTGTCGCGGCAATCGAGGCGAAAAATCCGAAGCGGTCGTTCACCGCGAACATCCGAGCGATCGGGATTCCGTCCGGGGACGACGGTCGCGATGATCTCGATGATCGGATGCAATCACTTGTCCCGGTATTCGACCCGCTTGACGGACCGTACTACGAGGTTGCGGCCGAACGGGTACGCGACAGCGGCTTCCGGGCAGCCACGAAAGAACGGAACGCACGAGCGGCGCTGCAGCGGCTCTTGGATCGTGAGATCACGACCGGCCGTGGGACGACCCGACCCGAGTTCGTCCTGAGTGGCCGAGAACTCGCGAATTTCGTACTCGTGCCCTCCTCGGAACAGCTGACTGTCGAGGGGGCACGTGGGACGCGTGCGGAACAGCAGAGTCGGAATCCATTGCCACGCCCCCACCAGGACCTCATGAGTGAATTCCGCGACGGGATGGCAATCGGGTATGCCCTCGACGACACCGGCGAGGCCGAAGACGAGCCGACACACATTCCACCCGGACTGCTGCCCACTCATTACGGCCGGTTCGGAACAACCGGCTCTGGGAAGTCGAAAGCCCTCATCAACGATATGCTGTCGCTGTACGCCAACACCGAGGGGCCGACGATCCTCATCATCCCGAAGAACGACGACATGGCCCAGAATTATATGCGGGCTCACGCGCGTCGGTTCGGAATGACCGACCTCCAAGAGAACGTCGTCCACTTCCCGATCCCGGACGTCCTCCCCGGGTTCTCGTTTTTCGATCTCGAACCGTCGATGGAGAGCGGACGGCGCCGCGAAGACGCCGTCCAACGGAAGGCCGACCACTACGAAGAGATTTTGAAGCTCGTGATGGGAACCGACCGCTACGAGCGGGCGACTGTGGCCCCAACTCTCATCAAGACACTCATCAAGACACTGTTCGACGAGGAATACGGGCGTGAGAACGGGCTCTACCGAGCGTCGACGGACTACTTCGCCCACCGACAGCTCGAACACGTCGTCGACCAGCTCTGGGAGGCCGGGCCACCGAACGAGAACATCGGCGACGCCCCACGGTCGAGCGACGAGGAAGTCACCCGGACGATTCGACGGCAGCTCCAGTTAGATTCGAACACCTTCGCGAACGTGATGGGCGGTGTCGGAAACCGTCTCGCCTACATCTCACAGGATACGCACCTGCGGCAGATCTTCAATAATACCGAGAACCAGTTCGACTTTCGGGATGTCCTCGACGAGGATACGGTCATCCTCTTCGACCTCGGCGACCTCCGCGACGACGCCGCCCGGATCATGACCGGTGTGATCCTGACCAATCTCGATGCAGCTCTCAAGGACCGCAAACAGGCCCTCCCCCAGCACTCGGACGACTACGTCGTGAACTTGCTCGTCGACGAGGCAGCATCGGTCGTGGTCTCCGACATCATGAATGATCTCCTCGAGAAAGGCCGGGGATTCCGGCTCTCTGTTGGTCTGTCGATGCAGTTCCCCGAACAGATGGAGGCTGAAGGTGGGCGGAAGATCTACCTGAATGCTCTGAACAACATCGGCAGTTCACTCATCGGGAAAATCAACGTCGACCGGGAACTGGCGCGAGCGATGGCCCACGAAGAGATGGACCCCGCGGATTTCGCCAATCGGATTCGTTCGTTGCCACGAGGGGAGTGGATCGCCAGCCTGCCAAGCCCGACGTTCGGTGAAACGGGGCCGTATCCGTTCAGTCTCGAACCACTCCCGATTCCACCGGGCCACCCCGAGAGCGAATCCCCGCTCACAGAGCGTGAAGAGGAGCAGTTCACTGAGACACTCTCCTCGATGCACGAGGACATCAATGACGAACACGGTGTGCCGGCTGAGCCAGACACTTCAACAACGAGCACACCTGCCGACGGACACGAGGTGCTCGATATCGCGAGCGACGACCTGGACGTCGCGATTGCGAACGTGGTTCGGAGTCTGCAGCTTCGAGAGGGCTGCCGTGAGGAAAACGGCTGGGTGGCCGTCGAAGCAGTTGACGACGAACTCAGACGACTCTTCGACGACGTCGACGCCGAGCCGCCATCGTATGATGCCCTCGCGGACATCCGAGAACGATCACGATACCTCGATACGACCGTCGATATCGACGCCGACGAGCTCCGCATCCGGCTCACTGACGCCGGAGAAGAGGTCGCGACACCCGATACTGGTGGCGTGCAGGCCGCTGGTGGGAGTGCCCACGACGCAGCACTCCTTCAGATCGAAGAAGAGCTCACCGCACTCGGTTTCACCGTCTCGATCCTCGCACAGGATGGCAGCGAGAAACCTGACGCGAGGGCGAGCCACCCCGACGTTTCCGACCGATTCGCCATCGAAGTCGAAACGACGACACCCGAGAATCCCGCGAAAGTGCTCACGAATCTCCGGAAGGCCCAAGCAGCAGGTGATATCCCGCTGTTTGTCGTTCGACCAGGAAACGACGAAACTGAGTGGGCCGAGCGTGTTGACGGCATTCTCACACCTCCCGTCCGTACCCTCCAGAATGGTGAGACACGGTTCTACACGACTGACTCGAATCTCACGTTCAGCGGTGGAGCGACCGAAGAAGGTGGAGTGACGGCCGTGCGACCGGCGACCGACGACGAGAACGGGACCCAGAACATCTGGCAGCGTGATGGCGACGAGATCGTCCTTCGTGATGCCAGCGGGACGGAACATATCCGCCTCGAGTCGCTGGAAAAACTCTCGAAAGATCGTGTTCCGGCCATCTACAGCTACGACCACGCTGCCGACGAGTACGTCGTTTATGAGCACGGTGAACAACACATCTACGAGACGAAATCGGCGTTCGAGGACGACTGGATTCGGATCAAAAAGCCGTTCGTTCCGGAAGACGAGTTCTCCACCCCAGAGTACAGCTGCGACAGCTACGTAATCGTGATTCTTGCCGATGAGAAGTCATCAGTCGTCTACACGGACGGGACAACGAAACCTCTCACAACCCTATTTGATCACTCAACCGCCCACAATGAATCAGAGGGGGACTCCAAAAACGACGACGAAAATAGTGACCGGGCGGAGACTGACTATCGGGCCGAATCTGCTCCGGGAGAGGATATGCCGGGGGAAGATTCCTCAGAGCAAATCTCCCAAACTAACGGGAGTGAACTCGATCACGACGCGGACGATTTCGAGTCATTCGTTGACGTGTACGTTACCGAAGAAGAGGAGGCGGAACTCCCGAAGGATGATCTCTATAATGCGTATCGGATATGGGCAATCAGACACGACAAAGAAGTTCAATCGAAAGCGTGGTTCTCCCGTTCTCTCGGGGAGTTCGTAACGTATGATACGAGTCGGATTCGTCAAAACGAAACCCGCGTGAACTGCTATACAGGTATTTCGCTCACGGCAGCAGGGCAACAATTGATTGAATGAAGAGAAATCTATGAGGTACTTGAATTCGAGACGGGTTATCAAAAAACCGCCCGAAGGCGTTGCCGGTCAGGGGAAACGACCAGTAACAGCACGAGAGGGTAAGAATCAAGAGTTAATACTCGGTTATGGACCGAGAAAACCGCAAGACGGAACCGCCGGTCAGGGCATCTGGGAGGGGCAACAGTATCTAACATCAAGTGAACATACGAAATCGCAGGACGGCGCTGCTGGTCAGGGGAAATTAAGAAAGGGTACTCCCGCCCGTATCAGCGGTCAGGGGAAAAACCACCAGACGGCGAAGCTGGTCAGGGGTATCACCGAGCGAAAACCAACTAGGATAGAACGGGGGGTCCCCGTTGGGACCAAGGGATTGGATCGAGGAGTAGAGTTGAGTGAGTTCTGTGCTGGCTCAGAATTAGTGAGAGCCATGCAAGGTACTGTGAGAACATGAATAAGAATATCATCGACGAACCGGAGGAGATTCCGGAGACGCTACGCGAACGGGACCAGTGGGTGTGCTGGCGCGAAGAAGAGCGGGACGGCAAGCCGACGAAGATTCCGGTGACGCCGGGAGGTGGGGGGTTCGCGTCATCAACAGAGTCGGAGACCTGGGCGAGTTTCGAGACAGCGCTCGACTACACCGAGACGGCACACGCCGATGGCGTCGGGTTCGTGTTTACCGACGACGACCCCATCGTCGGCGTCGATCTGGACGACTGCCGCGACCCGGAAACCGGCGACGTCGACGACGCGGCACTAGACATCATCGAGCGCCTCGACTCCTATACGGAGGTGTCACCGTCCGGCACCGGCTATCACGTCCTCATCAGGGGCGAACTTCCCGACGGGCGGAACCGTCGCGGGAGCATCGAACTGTACGACACGGCACGCTTTTTCACCGTCACTGGCGATCACGTCGAGCGGACACCAACGTGCGTCGCACGTCGACAGGACGCGCTCAGAGCGATTCACCGTGAGTACGTTCAGGAGACAGAGCGTGACACGGCAGCAGAGCCCGAACAGCGTGGTAGCGCTGACGACGAGTCACCGACGACCGGTGCAGCCGGCGTTGACGTCGACCTCGAAGACGATGACCTCCTCGAGAAAGCGCGAAACGCATCGAACGGCGAGAAGTTCGAGCGGCTCTGGAACGGGAATACGGTCGGCTACGACAGTCAGTCCGAGGCCGACATGGCGCTGTGCTGTTTGCTGGCGTTCTGGACCGGTGGTGACCGGACCCAAATGGAGCAGCTGTTCCGCCAGTCGGGATTGATGCGAGAGAAGTGGGACGAGGTCCACTACGCTGATGGGTCGACGTATGGGGAGAAGACCATCGAGCGAGCAATTGCGATTACTTCGGAGTTCTACGACCCGGACGCCGGCGACGATACCGCGGACGAGATCCCCGCCACATCGTCGCCAGACGTCGGCGCTGCTGACTCGGAGCGGAGTCGCGCATATCTCGCCGAGAAGAACCAGATCTTGAGCGACCGCGTCGACGAGCTCGAGGCGACACTCACGGAGAAAACCGAGCGCATCGACGCTCTCGAAGCGGAGGTCAAGCGACTCACTGACGAACTTGCCACCCGTGGCCAGGAGGAGGAGTGCCAGGGCGAGCACGCCGCTACTACGAGTGAGAACAGTAGTGAGTCAGAGTCATCCTCACTGTTGGGTCGGTTATTCGGCGGTCGGTCCAAGTAGCGTTGCGACCGCAGCGGCACGTCTGTCACCCCCGCCAGGGGGCGGCGGGGTACATCACGTGCCCCCGATAGACGATGGCTTCGGAACGTACGACCCAAACGCAGACGGTACAGCAAGCAGCAACCAACTCCGACGGGGAGGCTCCGTGGGCAGACCTCGAGGTGGCGATCCCGAACGACCGCGATCACGCGTCGCTCGTCGCGCTCGTGGAGTGTGCCCTAATCGAGCTGACGCACGAGCACGTGGGGGCAGTCGTCGTCACCCACCAGGTCCGGGGGACAAACCACACGCAGTACGTCGCCGTCGACGACGTCAGCGAGCAGTTCCAAAAGCGGCACTTCGACGCCCGGCTGGGCTGGCACGAGACAACCGTTCCTCGTGAGATCGTTCGCGACGAACTCGTCACCCAGCTCACCCGGTCGGCAGCCTCACAAGCGGAACGCACACGAGAAGCAGCAGCCAGCGAGCCGGACACGTTCACCGTGAAGCCGGTTCAGGAACTCCGGACTCCATAGGCCACACTCTTAACCAACACTCGGGACCAGTTCTGTCGAAGTGTTGGTTAATGACGTTGCCAGAATTTATGCCCTCAACCCACGCCCACCGCCCTATCCCTCCGCGACGTTGCCGTTTTCGAGTACCGCGACCCAGGGTCGGACTGACGCCCTCCGACTGGGCTGTTTATCGGCGCCGGGAGGCGTGCAGCGCGCGAGAGCGTGCGCGGCGTGATTCACCATGGTTGGTCCCGATCCTCACGACGACACGAGTGCCGACCACGAACAGCTCGAAACCGAACTCCTCGCACAGGACCGTGACGCCGCGAGCGTCGCGACCGCGGACGTCGACGACGCAACGGCCCGCAGCCTAGTCGACGACCTCATCGACGCGGACGTCGTCACACCCGTTCCCGAGGATCGCGTTCTCGTTCACGAGCCGAGTGTTACTACCTTCGACTCGACGACGCAATTGGCCGTCTTCCACCGTGGCTGGACGGCCGGCCGCGACGCCGACGCGGAGGCGGAGTAATGCAGCAGACGCTTACAGGGTGTGCGTTCTGCGACGCTCCGCCCAGCACCGAGACTGGCGAGGCCCACACATGGGGGGAAGATGAGCGGGTCACCCACCCCATCTGCGTCGACTGCGCGATCCAGATGGAGCCGGACCCCAACGAGCGCGATCGCTACGCCTGCGATGGCTGTGGGCTCGTCGTCGACGCCCTCGCGGCGCTCACGCGCTTCCGTGTGGAACTCGGCCATCTCGAGGGGCCGCTGCAGCTGTGTGCGCGATGTAGTCCTGGCGGGCCCGCGACGTACTGGACGCACGACCTCGATGAGCATCTCGTTGAGTGAGACATATTGCCGACGCTTACACCGTTTCCATGGAGGACCTCGTTGACGAAGTCGACGTCGCGCTTGACCGCGACTAATGGGGAGTCTCCCTATCCATGGATAGGGAAAGTATCCAATAAGCCGCACCGCTTGGCATTACGCCATAGATTCCGGTATCCCTCGCCGTCAGATCGTCGTCGAAAGACGCTCGATGCGATCAGCGGTTTCCTTGACTGCGTCTTTCTCCTCGAGACGACTCACGATATCCTGTAATTCAACCGTGGTGTAATCGAGTTCCTGCTGGAGGGCAGGCATAGATTTCGGTTCGTCGAGGGCGTGAAGCACTTCGAGTTCCTCGTATACGCGCTCTGTAATCTCCGCGACCGGCTCATGCAGGGGTGTCCTCACGTTGTGTTGCTCGGTGAGATCGGCCAACGCCTCGTTCACGTATGTTACGAATAGCTCTTGATCCAAGAGGTCGATCTGCGCGGCGAGTTCTGCTTCGACGACGTCGAAATCGAGGTCAGTCTGCAGCAGCGAAAACATATCTTCGATATCGTCCACCCGTCCGGCGACCGCCTTGAATAGGAAGATGTCCTCTGGGCTCACGAGTTCGACCACCAAGTTGCTGGGGTTGAGGTACCGCTCGCTACGCTTCCGAATCCCGTCAGAAAGAACCAGTTTATCGATTACCTGCTGGTGAAAGATGTCGATTCGACACCCATCATCGTTCTCGAGGATTCGCTGAGCACCGAGCGCTTCGTATTCTTCGTCCGGTTCCCGAACGATATCGTAACCAAGTTCGAGCAGTACTGCTTGGAGCTGCCCGAGGTCATCACCGGATGCGACGATGAGATCGATATCCTTGGTAGTGGTCTTGAGATCCTGGAACGCCATTGCCCCACCGCCGATCAAGAAGACAGTGAGTGGGTCGTCTAGCTGCTCGCCGATGCGCTCGAGTTCCGACCGAATGTACGAACTGTCGAATCGCGCCCTCATGCTGACACCCCGTAGTCCGCAGCCAATTCTTGGAACTCTTCCCACTCGGGAAGTCGAGATGCCCGCTCCTCGCCACTCGTGTCGAGATACGTGAGCAAGTCCTCGACGAGATCGTCGACGCCGTACTTTGTGGCCTGGTCACGCAGTTCGTCACGGTCGACGTCAACGTGGCTGAGCAGGAGCAGACAGTATGACTGGGTACGTGCGCCCGAATCGATTACGAGCAT encodes the following:
- a CDS encoding ATP-binding protein, producing the protein MREYLRVTPTSERLNPERLPQALESLHKLTLTNSTGLADKLNPLHSKTPLRFEFLALSEGADDPVEFYYGADDHLDTLEKRLRSIYPETFDIERTKVDVASRLVQPVEFDRETFVDHYESGDLTYEFGPDEQYERGTDEDSQARQADAQSVAEGGTVGDLSADHIIEIGDTALELAPPDAIPEDEPLTTLAKPTVTTEGTILARPATKTVSPLGVRWQGSATRKQDWMTSLSPFTADDEAELPAVDQPGGALASLVDHLMEATAPVAFQAVFQRRESWQSDADLRKEDVIDGRDTLAQEIIGSLFELDDQSESRDRNQLSDAVAKRVAAIEAKNPKRSFTANIRAIGIPSGDDGRDDLDDRMQSLVPVFDPLDGPYYEVAAERVRDSGFRAATKERNARAALQRLLDREITTGRGTTRPEFVLSGRELANFVLVPSSEQLTVEGARGTRAEQQSRNPLPRPHQDLMSEFRDGMAIGYALDDTGEAEDEPTHIPPGLLPTHYGRFGTTGSGKSKALINDMLSLYANTEGPTILIIPKNDDMAQNYMRAHARRFGMTDLQENVVHFPIPDVLPGFSFFDLEPSMESGRRREDAVQRKADHYEEILKLVMGTDRYERATVAPTLIKTLIKTLFDEEYGRENGLYRASTDYFAHRQLEHVVDQLWEAGPPNENIGDAPRSSDEEVTRTIRRQLQLDSNTFANVMGGVGNRLAYISQDTHLRQIFNNTENQFDFRDVLDEDTVILFDLGDLRDDAARIMTGVILTNLDAALKDRKQALPQHSDDYVVNLLVDEAASVVVSDIMNDLLEKGRGFRLSVGLSMQFPEQMEAEGGRKIYLNALNNIGSSLIGKINVDRELARAMAHEEMDPADFANRIRSLPRGEWIASLPSPTFGETGPYPFSLEPLPIPPGHPESESPLTEREEEQFTETLSSMHEDINDEHGVPAEPDTSTTSTPADGHEVLDIASDDLDVAIANVVRSLQLREGCREENGWVAVEAVDDELRRLFDDVDAEPPSYDALADIRERSRYLDTTVDIDADELRIRLTDAGEEVATPDTGGVQAAGGSAHDAALLQIEEELTALGFTVSILAQDGSEKPDARASHPDVSDRFAIEVETTTPENPAKVLTNLRKAQAAGDIPLFVVRPGNDETEWAERVDGILTPPVRTLQNGETRFYTTDSNLTFSGGATEEGGVTAVRPATDDENGTQNIWQRDGDEIVLRDASGTEHIRLESLEKLSKDRVPAIYSYDHAADEYVVYEHGEQHIYETKSAFEDDWIRIKKPFVPEDEFSTPEYSCDSYVIVILADEKSSVVYTDGTTKPLTTLFDHSTAHNESEGDSKNDDENSDRAETDYRAESAPGEDMPGEDSSEQISQTNGSELDHDADDFESFVDVYVTEEEEAELPKDDLYNAYRIWAIRHDKEVQSKAWFSRSLGEFVTYDTSRIRQNETRVNCYTGISLTAAGQQLIE
- a CDS encoding phage NrS-1 polymerase family protein, with amino-acid sequence MNKNIIDEPEEIPETLRERDQWVCWREEERDGKPTKIPVTPGGGGFASSTESETWASFETALDYTETAHADGVGFVFTDDDPIVGVDLDDCRDPETGDVDDAALDIIERLDSYTEVSPSGTGYHVLIRGELPDGRNRRGSIELYDTARFFTVTGDHVERTPTCVARRQDALRAIHREYVQETERDTAAEPEQRGSADDESPTTGAAGVDVDLEDDDLLEKARNASNGEKFERLWNGNTVGYDSQSEADMALCCLLAFWTGGDRTQMEQLFRQSGLMREKWDEVHYADGSTYGEKTIERAIAITSEFYDPDAGDDTADEIPATSSPDVGAADSERSRAYLAEKNQILSDRVDELEATLTEKTERIDALEAEVKRLTDELATRGQEEECQGEHAATTSENSSESESSSLLGRLFGGRSK
- a CDS encoding DUF7558 family protein; protein product: MQQTLTGCAFCDAPPSTETGEAHTWGEDERVTHPICVDCAIQMEPDPNERDRYACDGCGLVVDALAALTRFRVELGHLEGPLQLCARCSPGGPATYWTHDLDEHLVE
- a CDS encoding DUF6036 family nucleotidyltransferase, with the translated sequence MRARFDSSYIRSELERIGEQLDDPLTVFLIGGGAMAFQDLKTTTKDIDLIVASGDDLGQLQAVLLELGYDIVREPDEEYEALGAQRILENDDGCRIDIFHQQVIDKLVLSDGIRKRSERYLNPSNLVVELVSPEDIFLFKAVAGRVDDIEDMFSLLQTDLDFDVVEAELAAQIDLLDQELFVTYVNEALADLTEQHNVRTPLHEPVAEITERVYEELEVLHALDEPKSMPALQQELDYTTVELQDIVSRLEEKDAVKETADRIERLSTTI